From one Bacteroides eggerthii genomic stretch:
- a CDS encoding MBOAT family O-acyltransferase — protein MTKLYQILIWLSSVGVLTCFVKMYVLMFLVMSVIIVLSSKFIGKSLSKAVVITDIAVLVSAFFTLKSSLGLILPLGYSVFAFSAISLIINQYRDYKNYTALEILCYLFFFPKIFAGPIDRADDFVRQLRGKKKPTLKKLYLPIKMCIFACFYKFVIADRLYILCNDDYDGLNEVCSILCYGVAFFFDFYAYSIFAVAFGKLLGIDLPENFNSPYCSRTFRDFWKRWNITLGTWLRDYIYIPLGGNRISARQWILNILLVFVISAIWHDLSIPFIVWGITHAILLITERNLNIKGNRYYGAFVFLVCTLLWQLFDVNEIEDFVFRLIKVTEYQPIDNSIVVGVFVSLCALWFADRSSTKDIIFRHKDSDRYILKEVPITSIIFVLDILLANNPSINFFYMKF, from the coding sequence ATGACAAAACTATATCAGATATTAATATGGTTGTCAAGTGTAGGTGTATTGACTTGCTTCGTCAAGATGTATGTCTTGATGTTTCTTGTTATGTCTGTTATCATCGTGTTATCTTCCAAATTCATAGGAAAGAGCCTGAGTAAAGCTGTGGTAATTACTGATATCGCTGTTCTCGTTTCGGCATTCTTTACGTTGAAGAGTTCGTTGGGATTGATCCTTCCTTTGGGTTATTCTGTATTTGCATTTTCTGCAATATCTTTGATTATAAACCAATATCGTGATTACAAGAATTATACAGCTTTGGAAATTCTCTGTTACTTATTCTTCTTTCCAAAGATATTTGCAGGCCCGATTGATAGAGCCGATGATTTTGTTAGACAACTGAGAGGGAAGAAGAAACCTACATTGAAGAAACTTTATCTTCCAATCAAGATGTGCATCTTTGCGTGTTTCTATAAATTTGTCATTGCAGACAGATTATATATCCTATGCAATGACGACTATGATGGATTGAATGAGGTTTGCAGCATCTTATGTTATGGAGTGGCTTTCTTCTTTGATTTCTATGCGTATTCTATTTTTGCCGTTGCATTTGGTAAATTGTTAGGTATAGATCTTCCAGAGAACTTTAATTCACCATATTGTAGCAGGACATTTCGAGATTTCTGGAAGAGATGGAATATCACATTAGGAACTTGGTTGAGAGATTACATTTACATCCCTTTAGGTGGCAACAGAATATCAGCAAGGCAATGGATATTGAATATCTTATTGGTTTTTGTTATTAGTGCAATATGGCATGACTTGTCTATCCCGTTTATCGTATGGGGAATAACTCATGCGATACTTTTAATAACGGAACGAAACCTTAATATCAAGGGCAATAGATACTATGGGGCTTTCGTCTTTCTGGTTTGCACCCTTCTATGGCAATTGTTTGATGTTAATGAGATTGAAGATTTTGTGTTTCGTCTTATAAAGGTTACGGAATATCAACCTATAGACAATTCTATTGTGGTTGGAGTATTTGTTTCTTTGTGTGCATTATGGTTTGCTGACAGAAGTTCTACCAAGGATATCATATTCAGACACAAGGATTCGGATCGCTATATTTTGAAAGAAGTTCCAATAACAAGTATAATTTTTGTGCTTGACATCTTATTGGCAAATAATCCAAGTATAAATTTCTTTTATATGAAGTTCTGA
- a CDS encoding GDSL-type esterase/lipase family protein, giving the protein MNLLLVLLLLWNPIVLWQYYQSMVIAFLLPITIVSIGLAISRVRSLRLKVWAFNLAAIASILFHAEVIFTMVYAYKEIPNLYELHGKYYFNKPYLDQQFNDPEFVTRYKTNCQGYRVDDLSSQNQKIEKCDWLFIGDSYTQGAQVEYNQLFSSLIYKDFPDKVIVNAGISGAGLYDELNYFKDKGKKLSPKVVFLQIGAFNDFMNIREHQPSLQDYIMEWSALYRYFEYNIANSDELPLGRWTEPFFPNKEDNIDNNIFFKQTSDYKEADKRAFKESISEFKKEVESIGGKLVLIFIPSKEQISPELLKEVLDEYNISKEEIDLSIPNKLCQSVANALRVELYDLTTEFRQSNSFPFFTHDEHMNVVGHQLIAERIVKELSSISGGYDYLSEGNYHERYPTIHADGTMVYQSQTEHYYTINRLNMNNGYREELWRGVSELVHPMISNDGRYLVFTEGEQESLNTDVILYDFFKGHQVAINKKPAKGAIPCVNKSATKIAFPSWTMEHTTPSIVLYDIATGRQTQFEDGVECWRPVFSNDDRHIYYIQKETQDSHFVIKSYDVATGKKCVVLKHPYDIWDIAVSPSGKYIAYAGNKDTNWDLFIYDIEQKQSRQITHTLGDEWDPAFGISDDELWFAGVFGINDGIYHIKLKK; this is encoded by the coding sequence ATGAACCTACTATTGGTGCTACTGCTATTGTGGAATCCAATAGTTTTATGGCAATACTACCAGAGTATGGTCATTGCTTTTTTATTGCCTATAACTATCGTGAGCATTGGTTTAGCCATTTCGAGAGTTCGTAGTTTGAGGTTGAAAGTTTGGGCATTCAACCTTGCTGCTATTGCGAGCATACTCTTTCATGCAGAGGTGATTTTCACGATGGTGTATGCATATAAAGAGATACCGAACCTGTATGAACTGCATGGGAAATACTATTTCAATAAACCTTATCTCGATCAACAGTTCAATGACCCTGAATTTGTAACACGATACAAGACAAATTGTCAAGGATATAGAGTTGATGATTTATCCTCACAGAATCAGAAGATTGAAAAATGTGATTGGCTGTTTATCGGAGATTCATATACACAAGGTGCTCAGGTAGAATACAATCAGTTGTTCAGCTCTTTGATTTACAAAGACTTCCCCGATAAAGTCATAGTTAATGCTGGTATAAGTGGGGCTGGTCTTTATGATGAGTTGAATTATTTCAAAGACAAGGGCAAAAAGTTGTCTCCCAAAGTTGTGTTCCTTCAGATAGGAGCTTTTAACGACTTTATGAATATCAGAGAACATCAGCCATCCTTACAGGATTACATCATGGAGTGGTCGGCGCTATATCGCTACTTCGAATATAACATAGCCAATAGCGATGAGTTGCCATTAGGTAGATGGACGGAACCATTCTTTCCTAACAAGGAAGATAATATCGACAACAATATCTTCTTCAAACAAACGTCTGATTACAAGGAAGCCGACAAGAGGGCTTTCAAGGAAAGTATCTCAGAATTCAAAAAAGAAGTTGAATCTATCGGTGGTAAGTTGGTACTTATCTTTATCCCTTCAAAAGAACAGATTTCGCCAGAATTGTTGAAGGAGGTTTTAGATGAGTACAATATAAGCAAAGAAGAGATTGACCTTTCTATTCCAAATAAATTATGCCAATCGGTAGCGAATGCTCTTAGAGTGGAACTTTATGATTTGACAACAGAGTTCAGGCAATCCAACTCATTTCCATTCTTTACACATGATGAGCACATGAATGTAGTTGGACACCAGCTTATAGCAGAGAGGATTGTCAAAGAGTTAAGCTCGATAAGTGGTGGGTATGACTATTTGAGTGAGGGTAATTACCATGAGCGATATCCAACGATTCATGCCGATGGTACTATGGTGTATCAGTCTCAAACAGAACACTATTATACCATAAATAGATTGAATATGAACAATGGTTATCGTGAGGAATTGTGGCGAGGTGTTAGCGAACTGGTACATCCTATGATTTCAAATGATGGTAGATACCTTGTGTTTACAGAGGGTGAACAAGAGTCTTTGAATACAGATGTTATTCTCTATGACTTTTTTAAAGGACATCAAGTTGCTATTAACAAGAAACCAGCAAAGGGAGCTATTCCATGTGTCAATAAATCGGCGACAAAGATAGCCTTTCCTTCCTGGACAATGGAACACACGACTCCCAGCATTGTACTGTATGATATCGCAACAGGCAGACAAACGCAATTTGAAGATGGTGTAGAATGTTGGCGACCAGTATTTTCGAATGATGATCGACATATCTATTATATTCAGAAAGAAACACAAGATAGCCACTTTGTGATTAAAAGCTATGACGTAGCAACAGGCAAGAAATGCGTTGTATTAAAGCATCCATACGATATTTGGGATATTGCGGTATCACCTTCTGGGAAGTACATTGCTTATGCAGGAAACAAGGATACAAATTGGGATTTGTTTATCTATGACATAGAACAGAAGCAAAGCCGACAGATAACACATACTCTCGGTGATGAGTGGGATCCTGCTTTTGGCATTTCTGATGATGAACTATGGTTTGCAGGTGTCTTCGGCATCAATGATGGCATTTACCATATAAAGCTAAAAAAATGA
- the hxsC gene encoding His-Xaa-Ser system radical SAM maturase HxsC, translated as MKQRPLDILSNDNTLFCTEQCNNHCLMCCQPPINVDDIDWLYEENLLRIQNAPKDLPIIGITGGEPTLLGEKLISLIMYIREQLPDTDIHILSNGRNFRDADYTSTLMEVGEGRIIFGIPLHSDFYKDHDIIAGAKGAFEETIIGLYNLASVGACIELRIVMNKLNYRRFLPMAEFIHKNLPFVAWIAFMGMEYTGYAIKNSKNIWVEPKDYIAHLLNAVKFLDEWRYNVCIYNIPLCLLPDSFHDFAQKSISDWKNDYPDICQECKKKEMCCGLFTTSIKPYKGLKAIQ; from the coding sequence ATGAAACAAAGACCATTAGACATATTATCTAACGACAATACTTTGTTCTGTACGGAACAATGTAACAATCATTGTTTGATGTGCTGTCAACCACCGATAAATGTTGATGACATTGATTGGTTGTACGAAGAAAACCTGTTACGCATACAAAACGCTCCCAAGGATTTACCCATAATAGGTATTACAGGAGGTGAGCCAACTTTATTAGGCGAAAAGCTAATCTCTCTCATAATGTATATTCGTGAGCAACTTCCTGACACCGATATTCACATTCTTAGCAATGGTCGCAATTTCAGAGATGCAGATTACACATCTACCTTAATGGAAGTTGGTGAAGGACGTATCATCTTCGGCATACCTTTACATTCCGATTTTTATAAGGATCATGATATAATTGCAGGAGCAAAGGGTGCTTTTGAGGAAACCATAATAGGACTGTACAACTTGGCATCTGTAGGAGCGTGTATTGAACTGAGAATAGTAATGAATAAGCTTAACTACAGAAGGTTCCTGCCTATGGCAGAATTTATCCACAAGAATCTACCCTTTGTTGCATGGATAGCATTTATGGGTATGGAATATACAGGATATGCCATCAAGAACTCTAAAAATATTTGGGTTGAGCCGAAGGATTATATTGCACATCTATTGAATGCAGTGAAATTTCTGGATGAATGGCGCTACAATGTGTGTATATACAACATTCCGTTGTGCCTCTTGCCCGATAGCTTCCATGATTTCGCCCAAAAGAGCATATCAGATTGGAAGAACGACTATCCTGACATCTGCCAAGAATGTAAAAAGAAAGAAATGTGTTGTGGATTGTTCACAACATCAATAAAACCATACAAAGGATTAAAAGCGATACAATAA
- the hxsB gene encoding His-Xaa-Ser system radical SAM maturase HxsB translates to MISINKYHILPFNFIRIKNKEVLINELGDMIVVPIGTACRLANKEAIDEELFKSLYANFFVTNNYFSPLMNVYAARLREKKGFLDNFTALHIFVLTLRCNQNCVYCQASSQDEVSKHCSMSFHTMGKAVELMFKSRSPFLTMEFQGGEPTLEPKLIRYGIECAEETNKTEKRKIDYVLCTNSINLTEEIMDICQTYHVLISTSLDGPEWLHNRNRGKKDSYEKVVSGITKARELLGYDQVSALMTASEEGVLHPNEIVDEYDRLGFNSIFLRALNPYGLARDNSDWDVYTDKFIDFYKKALNHIIELNLNGKFFIEEFAAIILRKMLTPFCTGFVDLQSPAGIINSVLVYNYDGYVYASDESRMLAEFNDYTFRLGSVDDKYEDIVYGQKARELGKIWCNETIAGCSDCPIRMYCGADPVRNYSTQGDTYGYRPNSWLCRKNKAIIEYIIELIVTRHDEVMPIFKSWLV, encoded by the coding sequence ATGATTTCGATTAATAAGTATCACATACTTCCGTTTAACTTTATCAGGATCAAGAATAAAGAGGTTTTGATAAATGAATTAGGGGACATGATTGTCGTTCCGATTGGTACCGCATGCCGTTTAGCGAACAAGGAAGCTATTGACGAAGAGTTATTCAAAAGCCTTTATGCCAATTTCTTTGTAACAAACAATTATTTCTCCCCGTTGATGAATGTCTATGCCGCTAGACTTAGGGAGAAGAAAGGTTTTTTGGACAACTTTACCGCACTCCATATATTCGTCCTAACCCTTCGTTGCAATCAGAATTGTGTATATTGTCAAGCATCAAGTCAAGATGAGGTAAGCAAACATTGTTCTATGAGCTTTCATACAATGGGCAAAGCAGTGGAATTGATGTTTAAGTCTCGCTCTCCATTTCTTACAATGGAGTTTCAAGGCGGAGAACCTACATTGGAGCCCAAGCTGATTAGATATGGCATAGAATGCGCAGAAGAAACAAACAAGACTGAGAAAAGGAAGATAGATTACGTTCTCTGTACGAATAGCATAAATCTGACAGAGGAGATAATGGATATTTGTCAAACCTACCATGTGTTGATTTCTACATCTCTTGATGGTCCTGAATGGCTACATAATAGAAACAGAGGCAAGAAAGATAGTTATGAGAAGGTTGTTTCCGGCATAACAAAGGCAAGAGAATTATTAGGGTATGACCAAGTCTCTGCTTTGATGACTGCATCGGAAGAAGGTGTTCTTCACCCAAATGAAATAGTTGATGAATACGACAGATTAGGCTTCAACAGCATCTTTCTAAGAGCATTAAATCCTTACGGACTTGCAAGAGATAATTCCGATTGGGACGTATATACAGACAAGTTCATTGATTTCTACAAGAAAGCCCTTAATCACATTATAGAGCTTAACCTTAACGGAAAGTTTTTCATTGAGGAGTTTGCTGCTATTATTCTTCGAAAGATGTTAACACCTTTCTGTACAGGTTTTGTTGACTTGCAATCACCGGCAGGCATCATAAACTCTGTCCTTGTATATAATTATGATGGCTATGTGTATGCATCGGATGAGTCACGTATGCTGGCAGAATTCAATGATTACACTTTCCGCTTGGGAAGTGTGGATGACAAATATGAAGATATTGTCTATGGTCAGAAGGCAAGAGAATTGGGAAAGATTTGGTGTAACGAGACGATAGCAGGTTGCTCTGATTGTCCAATACGAATGTATTGTGGTGCTGATCCTGTACGTAACTATTCTACCCAAGGTGATACGTATGGTTACAGACCAAACTCATGGTTATGCAGGAAGAACAAGGCCATCATCGAGTACATTATAGAATTAATAGTAACGCGTCATGATGAGGTGATGCCGATATTCAAAAGTTGGTTGGTATGA
- the hxsD gene encoding His-Xaa-Ser system protein HxsD: protein MEIKVDRNIYSDSCISKVVYLLSEKFSIARTFVNNYEILTIIHKTDDDFDVNDFWNKMNDFKLREIINTETRDIKTILYAKAFGEFDNLDENDFD from the coding sequence ATGGAGATAAAAGTAGATAGAAATATATATTCGGACTCTTGTATATCCAAAGTTGTATATCTATTGTCTGAAAAATTTAGTATAGCAAGAACCTTTGTCAACAATTACGAGATTCTTACAATAATTCATAAAACAGACGATGATTTTGATGTCAACGATTTTTGGAATAAAATGAATGATTTTAAGTTAAGGGAAATCATCAATACAGAGACCAGGGACATTAAAACAATTTTATATGCAAAGGCATTTGGCGAATTTGACAATTTAGACGAAAATGATTTCGATTAA
- a CDS encoding peptidoglycan-binding protein → MKNPAKNKIRALLLSAATALLSTHAQAEETATIIPDFVNNDDFFGETKRSWGKVFKNVAKLNKNGEVKYIASHRSHMSHRSGGGGGGSGHRSHYSHYSSYGGGSSHYSSSSRSGSYSYSKPKPKTAGDYSIGDRTLKTGIHGSDVTSLTGYLATALYINRSWIKEKEGYSLYDATIASAVKHFQKDAGLPQTGIADQTTINKLKSWNNSKTTVILGTRELSYSESSTDKGTDVTELVNLLTKAGFAPDPKKIVMTNDGRTEFTKDIATAVRFFQAYNNLSVTGRADEATIKALKTKAQ, encoded by the coding sequence ATGAAGAATCCAGCAAAAAACAAAATAAGGGCATTGTTGCTTTCTGCAGCTACAGCACTATTGTCAACTCATGCTCAAGCAGAAGAAACCGCCACTATTATACCTGACTTTGTCAATAATGATGATTTCTTCGGTGAGACTAAACGCTCATGGGGAAAGGTATTCAAGAATGTAGCAAAACTCAATAAGAATGGTGAAGTGAAATACATTGCAAGCCATCGTTCGCACATGTCACATCGTTCAGGTGGTGGCGGTGGTGGATCTGGTCACAGGTCACACTACTCTCATTACTCATCATACGGAGGTGGTTCAAGTCATTACTCATCAAGTTCTCGTAGCGGCTCGTATTCTTACAGCAAACCTAAGCCAAAGACAGCAGGTGATTATTCAATCGGTGATAGAACATTAAAGACTGGTATCCATGGAAGTGACGTAACCTCACTTACAGGCTACCTTGCAACAGCTTTATACATCAACCGTTCTTGGATAAAGGAAAAGGAGGGCTATTCTCTCTATGATGCTACCATAGCATCAGCAGTCAAGCACTTCCAGAAGGATGCAGGTTTGCCTCAGACTGGTATTGCAGACCAAACTACCATTAACAAGTTGAAGTCATGGAATAATAGCAAGACAACCGTTATCCTTGGTACTCGTGAGTTATCATATTCAGAATCATCAACCGATAAGGGTACTGATGTGACAGAACTTGTGAACCTGTTGACTAAGGCTGGATTCGCTCCAGATCCGAAGAAGATTGTCATGACAAATGATGGTAGGACAGAGTTTACTAAGGATATTGCAACAGCAGTTCGTTTCTTCCAAGCATACAACAACCTTAGTGTTACAGGAAGAGCTGATGAGGCAACTATCAAAGCGTTAAAAACAAAGGCACAATAA